In Rhizobium sp. WSM4643, the following are encoded in one genomic region:
- a CDS encoding DUF302 domain-containing protein, with protein MTYTLDRTLWATSFDDAVGRTKSALIKHGFGVLTEIDVKATMKKKIDADIDDYLILGACNPRMAFEAMKLEPKVGPCCRAMSSCAGSVAAMSW; from the coding sequence ATGACCTATACGCTCGATAGAACTCTCTGGGCGACCAGTTTCGACGATGCGGTCGGCAGGACCAAATCCGCTCTCATCAAGCACGGGTTCGGTGTTCTGACGGAGATCGACGTCAAGGCAACCATGAAAAAGAAGATCGACGCCGACATCGACGACTACCTCATCCTCGGAGCCTGCAATCCGCGCATGGCGTTCGAGGCGATGAAACTGGAACCGAAGGTGGGGCCATGCTGCCGTGCAATGTCATCCTGCGCGGGGTCGGTGGCGGCAATGTCATGGTGA
- a CDS encoding response regulator transcription factor — protein MMRLLLAEDDPLIARDVAAQLTKAGFNVVHETDGEATLFAGEHEDFAAVVLDLGLPKIDGLTILKNWRANGRDMPVIILTARGNWEERVEGINAGADDYLGKPFRIAELLARLHAVLRRYSGHASAVLSSGPVSIDPRRRAVMVDGMPVDVTPMEYKCLSVLMQNRGRAISQLELTEQLYTQDFERESNSVEVLIGRLRKKLGRNAIVTRRGFGYQIASGEGT, from the coding sequence ATGATGCGCCTATTGCTTGCCGAAGACGACCCGCTCATCGCCCGTGACGTGGCCGCCCAGCTCACCAAGGCCGGTTTCAACGTCGTCCACGAGACCGACGGAGAAGCCACCCTGTTCGCCGGCGAGCATGAAGACTTCGCCGCCGTCGTCCTTGATCTGGGTCTGCCGAAGATCGACGGCCTAACGATCCTCAAAAACTGGCGGGCGAACGGTCGTGACATGCCGGTCATCATCTTGACGGCGCGCGGCAACTGGGAGGAGCGCGTCGAGGGGATCAACGCTGGCGCCGACGACTACCTTGGCAAGCCATTCCGCATCGCGGAGCTTCTCGCCAGATTGCACGCAGTCCTGCGCAGATATTCTGGCCATGCCAGTGCGGTCCTGTCTTCAGGTCCCGTTTCCATCGACCCGCGCCGACGCGCGGTGATGGTCGACGGGATGCCTGTGGATGTCACGCCCATGGAGTACAAATGCCTGTCGGTGCTGATGCAGAACCGCGGTCGCGCGATCTCCCAGCTCGAGCTTACCGAGCAGCTTTACACCCAGGATTTTGAACGGGAGAGCAATTCGGTGGAGGTCCTGATCGGACGGCTGAGAAAGAAGCTTGGAAGGAACGCCATCGTCACGCGCCGAGGCTTCGGGTACCAGATAGCATCGGGCGAGGGGACATGA
- a CDS encoding sensor histidine kinase — translation MSICLAAASVALVQIFADSYSKRVQNELTGHINRLAAVIRFLPGGRLQVPENPPDNRFLIPYGGLYWQIDDPVGKTEVRSSSLFDYVLALPQDSHPVGIMHQYRLSGPEGKDVLVQERVLSLVAPEGTRPIRIAVAVNADEVDSARLGFALDILPYVAVLAALLVLMSIGQLWIGLRPLDRIGRDLEAVRDRRASRLAGAYPREVQPLVNQLNKLLESQAAAMEKARGRASDLAHGLKTPLTVLTNNAYSLREKGEVEIADELDHLAETMLSHVEHELARARITPSPDQRSGDADVEKIINETVRMLRHTDAGERLAWKIDVANGLRVPVDPHDFRELVGNLLENACKWARSRINVSAVRQNGHSRLVIEDDGLGVSPERLPDLPHRGVRLDRLKPGSGLGLAIVSEIAAVYDLALSLENRVEGGFRAEVVFPDVIAPENSIPE, via the coding sequence GTGTCGATCTGCCTTGCCGCTGCATCCGTCGCTCTCGTCCAGATCTTTGCGGACAGCTACAGCAAGCGCGTGCAGAACGAGTTGACCGGACACATAAACCGTCTGGCGGCCGTGATCCGCTTCTTGCCGGGAGGCAGGCTGCAGGTGCCCGAGAACCCTCCGGACAATCGTTTCCTGATACCCTATGGGGGGCTCTACTGGCAGATCGACGATCCTGTGGGGAAGACGGAGGTCCGATCTTCCTCGCTCTTCGACTACGTCCTGGCTCTGCCGCAGGATTCACATCCTGTCGGCATCATGCATCAATATCGTCTCTCCGGGCCGGAGGGGAAGGATGTCCTTGTTCAGGAACGCGTGCTGTCGTTGGTCGCACCGGAGGGCACGAGACCCATTCGCATTGCTGTGGCGGTGAATGCCGACGAGGTCGACAGCGCGCGCCTTGGATTTGCTCTCGACATCCTGCCCTATGTCGCCGTTCTTGCCGCGCTCCTCGTGTTGATGTCGATCGGGCAGCTTTGGATCGGATTGAGACCCCTCGACCGCATTGGCCGTGATCTTGAAGCGGTGCGCGACCGGAGGGCCAGCCGACTGGCGGGGGCCTATCCGCGCGAGGTCCAACCGCTCGTCAATCAACTGAACAAACTTCTGGAAAGCCAGGCCGCGGCGATGGAGAAGGCCAGGGGCAGGGCCAGTGATCTGGCTCACGGGCTGAAGACGCCTCTGACCGTTCTCACAAACAACGCGTACTCGCTTCGGGAGAAGGGCGAGGTGGAGATCGCCGATGAACTCGACCATCTTGCCGAGACTATGCTCTCGCACGTCGAGCACGAGCTCGCCCGTGCCCGTATCACCCCGAGCCCTGATCAACGGAGTGGCGATGCCGACGTCGAGAAGATCATCAACGAGACCGTTCGAATGCTCAGACACACTGATGCAGGCGAACGCCTCGCCTGGAAAATAGACGTTGCCAACGGCTTAAGAGTGCCGGTCGACCCGCACGACTTTCGCGAACTTGTGGGAAACCTGCTCGAGAACGCCTGCAAGTGGGCCAGGAGCAGGATAAATGTCAGCGCGGTTCGACAGAATGGCCATTCCCGCCTCGTAATCGAGGACGACGGCCTAGGCGTGTCGCCAGAGAGATTGCCCGATCTTCCGCATCGGGGTGTCCGTCTCGACCGTTTGAAACCCGGCTCTGGTCTGGGTCTTGCCATCGTGTCGGAGATCGCAGCGGTGTACGATCTTGCGCTCAGCCTGGAAAACCGCGTCGAAGGTGGCTTCCGTGCGGAAGTCGTCTTCCCCGACGTCATCGCCCCCGAAAACTCCATTCCAGAGTAG
- a CDS encoding cytochrome b/b6 domain-containing protein, with protein sequence MTMRRMDTDAAGAGSPPKIRVWDPVVRMFHWGLVGLFAFSFLTGDEWKQAHILSGYAIVGLLLVRIIWGFVGSHHARFSNFIYDPITTLDFMRDSLAMRAKRYIGHNPAGGAMVLALLLAISGIATTGYMMTTDAYWGVEWVEVAHELLVNVTLGLVVLHIAGVLLASIEHRENLVRAMVTGRKRAD encoded by the coding sequence ATGACCATGCGCAGGATGGATACGGATGCGGCGGGCGCTGGCTCGCCGCCAAAGATCAGGGTCTGGGACCCGGTCGTGCGGATGTTCCACTGGGGTCTGGTGGGCCTGTTCGCGTTTTCCTTTCTGACGGGCGACGAGTGGAAACAGGCGCATATTCTGTCGGGCTACGCCATCGTAGGTCTCCTGCTCGTGCGGATCATCTGGGGCTTCGTCGGCAGCCATCACGCGCGCTTTTCCAACTTCATCTACGATCCGATCACCACCCTCGACTTCATGCGTGACAGCCTGGCCATGCGCGCCAAGCGCTACATCGGCCACAATCCGGCCGGAGGCGCGATGGTGTTAGCGCTGCTCCTCGCGATCTCGGGCATTGCCACAACCGGGTACATGATGACGACGGACGCCTACTGGGGAGTGGAATGGGTGGAAGTGGCGCATGAACTGCTGGTCAATGTGACGCTTGGCCTAGTCGTCCTTCACATCGCTGGCGTCCTCCTGGCAAGCATCGAGCACAGGGAAAACCTTGTCCGAGCGATGGTAACCGGCAGGAAGCGAGCCGATTGA
- a CDS encoding EF-hand domain-containing protein — protein MSVFKRPTIAMLALLGAVGIASAQTKSPDPAQSEDKPDADGSEMMPGMMGGNMMPSGMYPGMRMMGPMRGHMVKIMFAIADSDGDGAISFEELTAIHKRVFNAVDANKDGKVTPEEMQAFMQDI, from the coding sequence ATGTCCGTGTTCAAACGGCCAACGATCGCTATGTTGGCCTTGCTCGGTGCCGTGGGCATCGCCTCTGCCCAGACGAAAAGTCCAGACCCGGCCCAGTCGGAGGACAAGCCCGATGCCGACGGATCGGAAATGATGCCAGGCATGATGGGCGGCAACATGATGCCATCTGGCATGTACCCAGGAATGCGCATGATGGGGCCAATGCGCGGTCATATGGTGAAGATCATGTTTGCCATCGCTGATAGCGATGGGGACGGTGCAATTTCTTTCGAAGAGTTGACCGCAATCCACAAACGCGTCTTCAACGCGGTTGACGCGAACAAGGACGGCAAGGTTACACCTGAAGAAATGCAGGCATTCATGCAAGACATTTGA
- a CDS encoding sugar ABC transporter permease gives MAEMVKSTTSSGPRAAEASPVTRFFRATEIDTRLLGMIGALIIIWIGFHIITGGLFLTPRNLWNLSVQTTDIAVMTTGMVLIIVTRNIDLSVGSVLGLCGMIMGVTQAKILPEYIGFDSPFTWVITLLVGLIAGGLIGTFQGMIIAFLNVPSFIVTLGGLLVWRGATWLVTSGQTVAPMDQTFRIMGGGAEGSIGATWSWIVGIAACLFVIASIIGSRHQRRRFGFPRRPIWAEYFLAILSCVLILGAVSIANSYYWPINIAKRYAEANNVPWPETGLDIPYGIAVPVLIAIVVGIVMTFIATRLRFGRYVFAIGGNPEAAELAGIKTRWVTVRIFALMGILAAIAAAISTARLNAATNSQGTLDELYTIAAAVIGGTSLAGGTGTIAGAMLGALVMQSLQSGMVLAHVDTPLQSVVVGTVLVVAVWLDTVYRARAK, from the coding sequence ATGGCCGAAATGGTAAAATCCACAACATCAAGCGGACCGCGAGCGGCGGAAGCCAGTCCGGTGACCCGCTTCTTCCGCGCCACCGAGATCGACACGCGTCTGCTCGGCATGATCGGCGCGCTCATCATCATCTGGATCGGTTTCCACATCATCACCGGCGGCCTGTTCCTGACCCCGCGCAATCTCTGGAACCTCTCGGTCCAGACGACCGACATCGCGGTGATGACGACGGGCATGGTGCTGATCATCGTCACCCGCAATATCGACCTGTCGGTCGGTTCCGTGCTCGGCCTCTGCGGCATGATCATGGGCGTGACGCAGGCAAAGATCCTGCCGGAATATATCGGCTTCGACAGCCCCTTCACCTGGGTGATCACGCTGCTCGTCGGCCTGATCGCCGGCGGCCTGATCGGCACCTTCCAGGGCATGATCATTGCCTTCCTGAATGTTCCCTCCTTCATCGTGACACTCGGCGGCCTGCTCGTCTGGCGCGGCGCGACCTGGCTCGTCACCAGCGGCCAGACGGTTGCCCCGATGGACCAGACCTTCCGCATCATGGGCGGCGGCGCGGAAGGCTCGATCGGCGCCACCTGGAGCTGGATCGTCGGTATCGCCGCCTGCCTCTTCGTCATTGCCAGCATCATCGGCTCGCGCCATCAGCGCCGCCGCTTCGGTTTTCCGCGCCGGCCGATCTGGGCGGAATATTTCCTCGCCATTCTGAGCTGCGTGTTGATCCTCGGCGCTGTCTCAATCGCCAACAGCTATTACTGGCCGATCAACATCGCCAAGCGCTATGCGGAAGCCAACAATGTCCCCTGGCCCGAAACCGGCCTGGATATCCCCTACGGCATCGCCGTACCGGTGCTGATCGCCATCGTCGTCGGCATCGTCATGACCTTCATCGCGACAAGGCTGCGCTTCGGCCGCTATGTCTTCGCGATCGGCGGCAACCCCGAAGCGGCAGAGCTCGCCGGCATCAAGACCCGCTGGGTCACCGTGCGCATCTTCGCGCTGATGGGCATTCTCGCGGCCATTGCAGCGGCGATTTCCACCGCCCGCCTCAATGCCGCTACGAACTCGCAGGGTACGCTCGACGAGCTCTACACCATCGCCGCCGCCGTCATTGGCGGAACGTCGCTGGCAGGCGGCACCGGCACGATCGCCGGCGCCATGCTCGGCGCGCTCGTCATGCAGTCGCTGCAATCGGGCATGGTGCTGGCGCATGTCGACACGCCGCTGCAGAGCGTCGTCGTCGGTACCGTCCTTGTCGTGGCGGTCTGGCTCGACACCGTCTACCGCGCCCGTGCCAAGTGA
- a CDS encoding DUF982 domain-containing protein: MRERDCAAAVSGHVSQETARTAFIQTADEARMSTCAAPGRS; encoded by the coding sequence ATTCGCGAGAGAGATTGCGCCGCGGCCGTAAGCGGGCATGTCTCGCAGGAGACCGCGCGCACGGCTTTCATTCAGACCGCTGACGAAGCCAGGATGTCCACCTGCGCGGCCCCTGGTCGTTCGTAG
- a CDS encoding ATP-binding cassette domain-containing protein: MADQRTPLVELKNISISFGGIHAVDNASVDLYPGEVVALLGHNGAGKSTLIKILSGAYKRDGGEILINGEPADIRNPRDAKKYGIETIYQTLAVADNVDAAANLYLGRELKTRWGTLDDVAMEASAREVMGRLNPNFKRFKEPVKALSGGQRQSVAIARAILFNARILIMDEPTAALGPQETAQVGELIKQLKKEGIGIFLISHDIHDVFDLADRVSVMKNGQVVGHARTEDVTKDEVLGMIILGKVPSKAIPGPGAMQI, from the coding sequence ATGGCTGATCAACGCACTCCCCTCGTGGAACTGAAAAACATCTCGATCTCCTTCGGCGGCATTCACGCCGTGGACAATGCCTCGGTCGATCTCTACCCCGGCGAAGTCGTGGCATTGCTCGGCCACAACGGTGCCGGCAAATCGACGCTCATCAAGATTCTCTCCGGCGCCTACAAGCGTGATGGCGGCGAGATCCTGATCAACGGCGAGCCGGCCGACATCCGCAATCCGCGCGATGCCAAGAAATACGGCATCGAGACGATCTACCAGACGCTCGCCGTCGCCGACAATGTCGACGCCGCTGCCAACCTCTATCTCGGCCGCGAGCTGAAAACCCGCTGGGGCACGCTCGACGACGTCGCGATGGAAGCCTCGGCTCGCGAAGTGATGGGGCGGCTGAACCCCAACTTTAAGCGCTTCAAGGAGCCGGTGAAGGCGCTCTCGGGCGGCCAGCGGCAATCGGTGGCGATCGCGCGTGCGATCCTCTTCAACGCCCGCATCCTGATCATGGACGAGCCGACGGCAGCCCTTGGGCCCCAGGAGACGGCGCAGGTCGGCGAGCTGATCAAGCAGTTGAAGAAGGAAGGTATCGGCATCTTCCTCATCAGCCACGACATCCACGACGTCTTCGACCTCGCCGACCGCGTCTCGGTGATGAAGAACGGCCAGGTCGTCGGCCACGCCCGAACCGAGGACGTGACCAAGGACGAAGTCCTCGGCATGATCATCCTCGGCAAGGTGCCGTCAAAGGCAATCCCCGGCCCCGGCGCCATGCAGATCTGA
- the iolG gene encoding inositol 2-dehydrogenase → MTVRFGLLGAGRIGKVHAKAVSGDANATLVAVADAFPQTAEAIASAYGCEVRAIDAIEAAKDIDAVVICTPTDTHADLIERFARAGKAIFCEKPIDLDVARVKACIKVVEETGAKLMVGFNRRFDPHFMAVRKVIDEGKIGDVEMVTITSRDPGAPPVDYIKRSGGIFRDMTIHDFDMARFLLGEEPVSVFATAAVLVDKAIGEAGDYDSVSVILQTKSGKQAVISNSRRATYGYDQRIEAHGSKGLVSAENQRPVSIEVANGDGYTRPPLHDFFMTRYTEAYANEIASFIAAIEKGSKISPSGADGLAALALADAAVQSVKEGKLIKIG, encoded by the coding sequence ATGACAGTGAGATTTGGTCTTCTCGGCGCCGGCCGCATTGGCAAGGTCCATGCAAAAGCCGTCAGCGGCGACGCCAATGCGACGCTCGTCGCGGTCGCAGACGCCTTTCCGCAGACTGCCGAAGCAATCGCCTCCGCCTATGGCTGCGAGGTCCGCGCCATCGACGCGATCGAGGCAGCCAAGGATATAGACGCCGTCGTCATCTGCACGCCGACGGATACACATGCCGACCTGATCGAGCGTTTCGCCCGCGCCGGGAAGGCGATCTTCTGCGAAAAGCCGATCGATCTCGACGTTGCCCGCGTCAAGGCCTGCATCAAGGTAGTGGAAGAGACCGGCGCCAAGCTGATGGTCGGCTTCAACCGCCGTTTCGACCCACATTTCATGGCGGTGCGCAAAGTCATCGACGAAGGCAAGATCGGCGATGTCGAGATGGTGACGATCACCTCGCGCGACCCCGGCGCCCCGCCGGTCGACTATATCAAGCGCTCCGGCGGTATCTTCCGCGACATGACGATCCACGATTTCGACATGGCTCGCTTCCTGCTCGGCGAAGAACCGGTGTCGGTTTTCGCGACCGCTGCAGTTCTCGTCGACAAGGCGATCGGCGAAGCCGGTGACTATGACAGCGTCTCGGTGATCCTGCAGACGAAATCCGGCAAGCAGGCCGTCATATCCAACTCCCGCCGCGCCACCTATGGCTACGACCAGCGCATCGAAGCACATGGCTCCAAGGGCCTGGTCTCGGCCGAAAACCAGCGCCCGGTCTCCATCGAAGTCGCAAACGGCGACGGCTATACCCGCCCGCCGCTGCACGATTTCTTCATGACCCGCTATACCGAAGCCTATGCCAACGAGATCGCCAGCTTCATCGCCGCGATCGAGAAGGGCTCCAAGATCTCTCCATCAGGCGCCGATGGTCTCGCAGCGCTGGCACTCGCCGATGCCGCGGTTCAGTCCGTCAAGGAAGGCAAGCTCATCAAGATCGGCTGA
- a CDS encoding PepSY domain-containing protein, producing the protein MKKIMFATLLLATASIGVARAEEGQNCTQVSKDRWLSEDGIKEKAKAAGLDVRRVKVEGSCYEVYAVDMKGKKVETLFNPETGAVVGKESE; encoded by the coding sequence ATGAAGAAAATCATGTTCGCAACCCTCCTGCTCGCCACCGCGTCGATCGGCGTTGCCCGCGCCGAAGAAGGTCAGAATTGCACGCAGGTTTCCAAGGACCGGTGGTTGAGCGAGGACGGCATCAAGGAAAAGGCCAAGGCCGCGGGCCTCGATGTGCGCCGGGTCAAGGTGGAGGGCAGTTGCTACGAGGTCTACGCCGTCGATATGAAGGGCAAGAAGGTCGAAACCCTGTTCAACCCCGAGACCGGCGCAGTGGTCGGCAAGGAAAGCGAATGA
- a CDS encoding PepSY domain-containing protein, whose amino-acid sequence MYPPRTLAFVCLVLLWPLLPIWSAHADDFPGRTREADDLPSHEDLPKRVHEGKILPLAVLKAKVLAKLPGELIDISVDRHDDRIIYEFRILRGGGQVTEVELDAASGRIVEIENE is encoded by the coding sequence ATGTACCCGCCCCGCACGCTCGCGTTCGTCTGCCTAGTTCTTCTGTGGCCGTTGCTTCCGATATGGAGCGCACATGCCGACGATTTCCCTGGTCGTACCCGCGAAGCGGATGACCTGCCGTCGCACGAGGACCTTCCTAAACGGGTGCACGAAGGGAAAATCCTGCCTCTGGCCGTACTGAAGGCGAAAGTCCTCGCCAAGTTGCCCGGCGAATTGATCGATATCAGTGTCGATCGGCATGACGATCGCATAATCTACGAGTTCCGGATTCTGAGGGGCGGCGGTCAGGTCACGGAGGTGGAACTGGACGCCGCGTCAGGCAGGATCGTCGAAATCGAGAACGAATGA
- the xylF gene encoding D-xylose ABC transporter substrate-binding protein produces the protein MKSILKLMAGAAILVSVHTAAMAADLVVGVSWSNFQEERWKTDEAAIKKALEAKGAKYISADAQSSAAKQLTDVESLISQGANALIILAQDSDAIGPAIEKAAAEGIPVVGYDRLIENPAAFYITFDNKEVGRLQAEGVFKAKPEGNYVFIKGSSSDPNADFLFSGQQEVLKAAMDAGKIKNVGEAYTDGWLPENAQRNMEQFLTANNNKVDAVVASNDGTAGGAIAALDAQGLAGSVPVSGQDGDKAALNRIALGTQTVSVWKDSRELGKRAAEVALDLAGGKDMGKIDGAQAFKGGPKGVEMQSVFLKPLAITKENLNVVIDAGWISKAEACQGVKADSVAACK, from the coding sequence ATGAAGTCTATTTTGAAATTGATGGCAGGTGCTGCCATCCTCGTTTCCGTGCATACCGCTGCCATGGCTGCCGACCTCGTCGTCGGTGTTTCCTGGTCGAATTTCCAGGAAGAACGCTGGAAGACGGACGAAGCCGCCATCAAGAAGGCTCTCGAAGCCAAGGGCGCCAAGTATATTTCCGCTGACGCGCAGTCTTCTGCCGCAAAGCAGCTTACCGACGTCGAATCGCTGATCTCGCAGGGCGCCAACGCGCTGATCATTCTCGCCCAGGACTCCGACGCCATCGGCCCAGCGATCGAAAAGGCCGCCGCTGAAGGCATCCCCGTCGTCGGCTACGACCGCCTGATCGAAAACCCGGCTGCTTTCTATATCACCTTCGACAACAAGGAAGTCGGCCGCCTGCAGGCTGAGGGCGTTTTCAAGGCCAAGCCGGAAGGCAATTACGTCTTCATCAAGGGTTCGTCTTCCGATCCGAACGCCGACTTCCTGTTCTCGGGCCAACAGGAAGTCCTGAAGGCCGCCATGGACGCCGGCAAGATCAAGAATGTCGGCGAGGCCTATACCGACGGCTGGCTGCCGGAGAACGCTCAGCGCAACATGGAGCAGTTCCTGACCGCCAACAACAACAAGGTTGACGCCGTCGTCGCCTCGAATGACGGCACCGCCGGTGGCGCGATCGCTGCTCTCGACGCACAGGGCCTCGCCGGCTCCGTTCCGGTTTCCGGCCAGGACGGTGACAAGGCAGCCCTCAACCGCATCGCTCTCGGCACGCAGACGGTTTCCGTCTGGAAGGACAGCCGCGAACTCGGCAAGCGCGCCGCTGAAGTCGCTCTCGACCTCGCCGGCGGCAAGGACATGGGCAAGATCGACGGCGCCCAGGCTTTCAAGGGCGGCCCCAAGGGCGTCGAAATGCAATCTGTCTTCCTGAAACCGCTTGCTATCACTAAGGAAAACCTGAACGTCGTCATCGACGCCGGCTGGATCTCCAAGGCGGAAGCGTGCCAGGGCGTCAAGGCCGACAGCGTCGCTGCCTGCAAGTAA
- a CDS encoding helix-turn-helix domain-containing protein — MDERLKFVARVLDGEKIAALCREFGISRKTGRRQFPAAAGPL; from the coding sequence ATGGACGAGCGTCTCAAATTCGTTGCGCGGGTTCTGGATGGCGAGAAGATAGCGGCGCTGTGCCGCGAGTTCGGCATCTCCCGCAAGACCGGCCGGCGCCAATTTCCTGCAGCAGCAGGCCCGCTTTGA
- a CDS encoding ROK family transcriptional regulator, with protein MLTKSSTELVRQRNSVLVLSVLRRHGALAHTEISDSTGLSSATISAITTELEKAQIIEKSEQQPASGRGRPRVLLRQRRDCGYLIVVIISSDAVQYSLVDYAGKLIDRFSEERSHDPAGAVRFVAAVRAGLLRILDRSKISQEKVLLISISSKGLVNSTEPVLVWSPIFGSDQIDFESALRPEWQAKVILDNETLLVAAALGAREEMVKGADFRSLAALSLGHSVGLGIVRRGNQTGQEISAPNFGHMLHMANGGLCRCGTRGCIEAYAGFYAILRSAFEVPLDTIPAKFVPVAELDKIAAKARQGHRVSAFAFRQAGLALGNGLSRMLSLTERMPIAITGPGTRYYDLLRQGIEEGLGQSHIVRMEGMPEIRVVADEQILVFEGHLNRALSVIDEDIVVSGVQGIQVSAIIQESG; from the coding sequence ATGCTGACCAAGTCGAGCACGGAGCTGGTCCGGCAGAGAAACAGCGTGCTCGTGCTGTCCGTGCTGCGTCGCCACGGTGCGCTCGCTCATACCGAAATATCCGATTCCACGGGGCTGTCATCGGCCACCATCTCGGCGATCACCACTGAGCTGGAAAAAGCCCAGATCATCGAAAAATCGGAACAGCAGCCGGCAAGCGGCCGCGGCCGGCCGCGCGTGCTGCTGCGCCAGCGGCGCGATTGCGGCTATCTCATCGTCGTCATCATCTCCTCGGATGCGGTGCAATATTCGCTGGTCGATTATGCCGGCAAACTGATCGATCGCTTCAGCGAGGAACGTTCGCATGATCCGGCGGGTGCCGTGCGCTTCGTCGCGGCAGTGCGGGCCGGGCTTTTGCGCATTCTCGATCGTTCGAAGATCAGCCAAGAAAAGGTGCTGCTGATCTCGATCAGCAGCAAGGGGCTGGTCAATTCCACCGAGCCGGTTCTCGTCTGGTCGCCGATCTTCGGCAGCGACCAGATCGATTTCGAATCGGCACTCCGGCCGGAATGGCAGGCCAAGGTGATCCTTGACAACGAGACGCTGCTGGTCGCAGCCGCGCTCGGCGCGCGTGAGGAGATGGTAAAGGGCGCTGATTTCCGCTCGCTCGCAGCCCTTTCGCTTGGCCACAGCGTCGGTCTCGGCATCGTCAGGCGCGGGAACCAGACAGGCCAGGAGATATCGGCGCCCAATTTCGGGCACATGCTGCACATGGCCAATGGTGGGCTCTGCCGCTGCGGCACGCGCGGTTGCATCGAGGCCTATGCCGGTTTCTACGCGATCCTACGCAGCGCCTTCGAGGTGCCGCTCGATACGATTCCGGCAAAGTTCGTGCCGGTGGCGGAACTCGACAAGATCGCCGCAAAGGCGCGCCAGGGCCACCGCGTCTCCGCCTTCGCCTTTCGCCAGGCGGGGCTGGCGCTCGGCAACGGCCTGTCGCGCATGCTGAGCCTAACGGAGCGCATGCCGATCGCCATCACCGGGCCGGGCACGCGTTATTACGACCTGCTTCGGCAAGGGATAGAAGAGGGGCTGGGGCAGTCGCATATCGTGCGCATGGAAGGCATGCCCGAGATCAGGGTAGTGGCCGACGAGCAGATCCTCGTCTTCGAAGGACATTTGAACCGGGCGCTGTCGGTGATCGACGAGGATATCGTTGTTTCGGGCGTTCAGGGAATCCAGGTATCCGCGATTATTCAGGAATCGGGTTGA